The proteins below are encoded in one region of Clostridium estertheticum:
- a CDS encoding response regulator transcription factor, whose product MKKIIIIEDDEVIREELQNFLKRYGYEVKAPMNFNNIIQYVENENAELILLDINLPVFDGYYICREIRKTSRVPIIIVTSRDSDLDELMSMNLGADDFITKPYNIEILLARITNILRRIGESSKTNNILSYKDFNLNLSNATVIYKDKCLELTKNEVKILSYLINNKGNIVKRDSLMEYLWKSDYFVDDSTLTVNINRLRKKLEEIGIENTIETRRGLGYIMP is encoded by the coding sequence ATGAAAAAAATTATTATTATTGAAGATGATGAAGTTATAAGAGAAGAATTACAAAATTTTTTAAAAAGATATGGATACGAAGTAAAAGCTCCTATGAATTTTAATAATATAATACAATATGTTGAAAATGAGAATGCAGAACTTATATTGTTAGATATTAATCTTCCAGTGTTTGATGGTTATTATATATGTAGAGAAATACGAAAAACTTCAAGGGTTCCAATTATAATAGTTACAAGTAGAGATAGTGATTTAGATGAATTAATGAGTATGAATTTAGGCGCAGATGATTTTATAACAAAGCCTTATAATATAGAAATATTATTAGCAAGGATAACTAATATTTTAAGAAGAATAGGTGAAAGTTCAAAAACTAATAATATATTAAGTTATAAAGATTTTAATTTAAATCTTTCAAATGCAACTGTTATTTATAAGGATAAATGCTTAGAATTAACGAAAAATGAGGTTAAGATACTCTCTTACTTAATAAACAATAAGGGGAATATAGTAAAACGAGATTCGCTTATGGAATATCTATGGAAATCAGATTATTTTGTAGATGATAGTACCTTAACTGTTAATATTAATAGATTAAGAAAAAAACTTGAAGAGATAGGCATAGAAAATACAATAGAAACAAGAAGAGGGCTCGGGTATATAATGCCATGA